From Microscilla marina ATCC 23134:
GGCGACCCAGGCAGCACACATTTTATGATAAGTTTTGAAGATCATTTGATGCAAAAGTATGACTTGAGGACCTTATTGCCTAAAAAATACCGTGACCTCAAACAAACTGCTCCACTCACTCAAGTAGGCATTGTCAAAGGTATTGCCCAGGCACAAAGGGTAATCGAGGGGCAAATGCATTATATGCGCAAAACCCTGTATGAATATTCGGCTTTTGTAGAAAAACAGCGTCAAATACTGCATCAAGAACGCCAATTGCTGTTACAGGGGGCAAGTTTTACGGGTGCGTTGAAAGAGTATTTGCTGAACCAATACGACCGACAATGGTCTAATTATTTGAACGATGTTGCCCAAATCAAGGAGGGGATTTATTGGGCAAGAATGGCGGGCAAAATGCCCCTACATTCGTTTTGGCAACAAGCGGGGCAGGCGTTCGATCAATTGCAACACGCCTTGGATACGCTTACCGAACAAGCCCGCAAAAACTTGTTGGAAGAAAAAGAGTGGCATATCAAAAAGCCGTCTTCTACCTGGACTTATGTGGTAAACGACAACCCGCTAGGCAACGAAATAGGAATGGCAATTGCCGGAAACCTGGGTCTTCAGGTCGACTTTTTTAGTTTGCCGGCTTTGCTGGTGATGGGAATGGTGAGAAAGTGGCGAAATAAGAAACAAGAGTAGCTTTTTTTTATGGAGGGTTTTTAGTTAAGAACCCCCATAGGGGGCAAGCCTTGAGCGACAAGCTGCAAGTTCTTAGATACCAGTGCCCCGTAAGCGGAATGTCAGCGTAGCCTCCACTAGGTACACCCTGTTATACCAAATCGTTGCCATTACCCGTACGCTATTGTATGTCTACATCTAAAAGCCTTCACCAAGTTTGTCCCCTCCTCTTTAAGCGCAGCTGACCAAGAGAGCGGGTAACGATAGCGAAGAACTTGGTCTTGCCAAAAGCCTTAAGACCACTACAAGTGAGTTTGTATGGGTTTTCAATCAGACTTGGTATTATATACAATACTCCGCAGTACTTTTGGTGAAAGTTGTTTGCTGGTAATCAGTCATTGATGAATTTAAAAACTATTTAACTGGTTGGTGTAGGCTAAAACTGAAACCCTTTTAAAAATAAAGTGAGTATACAGTCTTCATATAAAATACTGATTAACTTCGTTGAGCTCACAAGTTCGGTTTACAGTATTTAATAAGGTGAACATTTACTCGAATCAGCTATGGACTACCGACTAAATACTATGGACTATTGATATAGGTAGCTAACAAATTTGTAGTACGCTTATTTTGAGTAGGTTATAAGTTTTAGAAGCTTGTCTCAAATTAGCCGATGGCAGCGCCCCAAATCAAGTGCACATAGGCATCAATCTAAGCTTTAAAAAATACCATGGACTATTGATTATATTAACTCGTTTTTTTCTGCATTCGTAGGTAGCTATGATAGCCCAGTTTTTTGAGAAAGACTGTTTTAGCCTGCCCCGCAAGCGGGATGTCAGCGTAACCTCCACTAGGTACACCCTGTTATACCAAATCGTTGGCTATTGTATGTCTACATCTAAAAGCCCTCACCAAGCTTGTCCCCTCCTCTTGGTCTTAAGCGCAGCTGACCAAGAGAGCGTGTAACGATAGCGAAGAACCTGGTCGGCTGTGTTAAGACCACTACAAGTGAGTTTGTATGGGTTTTCAATCAGACTTGGTATTATATAGGTAGCTAACAAATTTGTAGTACGCTTATTTTGAGTAGGTTATAAGTTTTAGAAGCTTGTCTCAAATTAGCCGATGGCAGCGCCCCAAATCAAGTGCACATAAGTGTCAATCTAAGCTTTAAAAGGATCTTTCAATCATACAATACTCCGCAATGATTTTAGTCAAAGTTGTTTGCTGTTTATCAGTTATTGATGAATTTAAAAACTATTTATACTAACTGACCTTTCGCAGGTCAAAAATTTGTTTTCTGTGAAAAAATACCACTCAGCAAAATATGCTAATAAAAAGCAATGATTCGAGCATCTGTGAGCCATTACTTCCCCGAATCAAGTTCGGGATCATGGATTTGCTCCAGGTCAAAAAGTAATCAAAACCGAAGCCCTTTTGGGGGCGAGCTCTGCCTTTTCGGCTAAACCCCGCAGCTGTATTTTGTGGTTGCTAAAATTTGTTTCATTCCGCCGAACCGCAGGGCGAAGCCCAAGTTTTAAAATCCCGAACTTGATTCGGGGCTCTGCCTTTTCGGCTAAACAGCTCAAACTCGCCTGCGGCTCAAACAGTGATCTGTTTTTACGGCTCCATTCCTCAAACCGATAGCTACAGCTTCGCTGTGCTGAGCTCACCGAAGGTAATTTCTTAACGCCCACAAAATAAGGCTGAGTCCAGCTGACGCACTCATAAAACAACGCTGTATTTTTTCTGACTTAACCAAAAATATCCACTGCAAAAGCTCAGTTACACTAAGATGAATTGAATATAAAATACTGGTTTACAGTATTTAACAAGGTGAATGTTATTCTCTCAGTTTCCAAACCTTCCACCAATGCCAAACTCCAGATTATCAACGCTTCCACGTTGACTTTTTACATGGAAAGCGATAAACATTTTTTTGTGTAAAAAGTATCGAATACCATAACGTTCATACATTCGAGTGTCCATGCGTTGTGGCTTGTAAAAATAATAGCCAATGCCCACGTCGCCCAGCAAACGTCCGGCAATCCAACCCACTCCGGCAGTAAGGGCAAAGCGTTTATTGTGGGGTTGTTCGTCGGCTTGGGCAAGTTCGACCAATAGCGGATTGTGGAAACCTTCTAAACCAACCTGCCAAAAACTCACCTTCCCCCACATTTTTAGTAAGTGTGCGTGCAAAGCCATAATGCCATATTTTTTTCCGCCAGTAGGGTATTTTTCTGTGATACCCAGCGAGAGTCGCAGTAGCCCGTAAGTTGAACGTTTAGGAGCAGTAGCTCTGGAGGCTACACTATCGGGTTTGAGGGTGATGGTCGGCTGATAACTAAGCCCGATATTGACACTTGAAAGATTTACCCCTTGGTTGGGCAAAGTAAAAGCAGCATTCGAAAAATGGATAATGCCTGTTTGGGCTTGCAAACGAAATTGCCTTGTAAGGGCATAGCTCAATGATAAATGCCCG
This genomic window contains:
- a CDS encoding acyloxyacyl hydrolase, whose protein sequence is MKNKTLYFICLLFSQMASLQAQTNRQLLSFDTYLHKASVIRGGQHLGRGNPYAFEFRVLQQTDGRKWWHKPFNYPRVGLSFNYLDFDDPMLGKAYSVQLTAEKRLLTFGKNRRNPTSPPRLTLNLIAGMGAGYVTKPFDRLHNPKNIMIGSHLNTSWIGHLSLSYALTRQFRLQAQTGIIHFSNAAFTLPNQGVNLSSVNIGLSYQPTITLKPDSVASRATAPKRSTYGLLRLSLGITEKYPTGGKKYGIMALHAHLLKMWGKVSFWQVGLEGFHNPLLVELAQADEQPHNKRFALTAGVGWIAGRLLGDVGIGYYFYKPQRMDTRMYERYGIRYFLHKKMFIAFHVKSQRGSVDNLEFGIGGRFGN